The DNA region CCTGCGCGGCACCAACACCGATATGGCCGCCAAGCCCAAGCGTTCGCCGGTCTATCAGACCGCGTCGACGCCGAAGCCTCACCATCCGGCCAAGCCGGCGGCGACCGTCGCCAGTGCCACGCCGGTCGCGCGCGCCAAGCCGACCGAAAAGGATGAGGCGTCGAGTGCGCCCGCGCCGGAATTGCGCACGGCCTATTCCGCTCCGGCCCCGGCGCCGAGCGCCCCACTCTCCGGCGCCCAGCCGGTTATGCCGGTCGGTGGCTTCGCCAGCCGCTGGGTGGGCACCGGCTTCCGCTGAGTTAGTTTTCGTTGAGTGTTGTGTGACGTGTGTCAGCCGCCATGGCTGACACGGCATTTGGGCCACGCATGCACGCTTACGTCTACGTCCTCGGCAGCTTCGGCAAAGATCGTCACCTCACCTACGTCGGCTGGACCACCGACATCGAGAAACGGCTCGCGCGGCATAACGCCGGCAAGGGAGCGCGCTCGACACGCGGCCGCATCTGGGTCTTGTTGCATTCGGAGAGCTTCGCCACACGGCAGGAAGCCATGAGCCGCGAGTGGCATCTCAAGCGCGACCGCGCCTTTCGCAAATCGCTGGTCACCACTTTCAAAGAAAACGGCTAGTCTCGGGCGAGGCTAGCCGAGACACGAACCTTAACCACCCGAGCGCATCTCGTTTAGCTGCAATCACCTCACATTCCGCTCGCCCCCGCGAAAGCGGGGGCCCAGGGGCCAAAGCGCCGATATTTCAGATGCCGCGCTGGATTCCCGCTTTCGCGGGAATGAACGGAGGGCGTTCCAACCTGACCATAATCTGCTCTGGCGCGGCGTCACCCAAGCATTCTGACTTTGCTCGCCACCGGACCGGTATCGCCCATGCTTTCCACGTAGGAGACCTGATCGCCACGCTGCAGCGAATCGAAGTCGCCCGAGAGCAGGCTGTTCCGGTGGAAGTAGAGCAGGCCACCCTCTTTTGTCATGAGGAAGCCGAAGTCCTTTTCCGGCGGCAGATCCGCGATCTGCCCGCGAAATTCATTGGACGCCTCGTGCACCATTTCCGCAGTGCCGTGATCGCAAA from Pseudolabrys taiwanensis includes:
- a CDS encoding GIY-YIG nuclease family protein, translated to MADTAFGPRMHAYVYVLGSFGKDRHLTYVGWTTDIEKRLARHNAGKGARSTRGRIWVLLHSESFATRQEAMSREWHLKRDRAFRKSLVTTFKENG